In Alkalihalobacillus sp. TS-13, the following are encoded in one genomic region:
- the serA gene encoding phosphoglycerate dehydrogenase yields MFQIVISDPISKAGLEPLVNTPGMNLIEKNIDEVTSKMEIDAILVRSATKITRALINEMPNLKIIARAGVGIDNIDLDAATEQGIVVVNAPNGNTISTAEHTFAMMLSLMRNIPQANRSLRNLEWKRSAFTGHEVHGKTLGIIGMGKIGSELAKRALSFGMDIHVFDPFLTKERAKKLQVELVPLDQLLKNADIITVHTPLNKDTKNLINEESIKTMKKGVYILNCARGGIIDEEALVKGLEEGHIAGAALDVFSEEPCVNESLLLHPNVVATPHIAASTTEAQFNVAQQVSEDVCNVLQGNPARNALNYPAVSRDVHDFIHPFIELGNRLGTFLSQCIKTPIKEVQLTYSGELSDHETLPITRSVLSGFLNSRVDQPVNIINANLIAKQRGITYGETKASETFGYSSLIDVKVVGENQMVFIQGTLLPGLGGRVVNLNGFDIDFTPKGHLLFITHNDQPGVIGKVGEVLGKHQMNIATMQVGRKEVSGGAAMVLTFDEPLNNETIKDLQENTGITTLLAMSLE; encoded by the coding sequence GTGTTTCAAATCGTTATAAGTGATCCAATAAGCAAAGCGGGGTTGGAACCGCTTGTAAATACGCCAGGTATGAATCTTATTGAAAAGAACATCGATGAAGTAACCTCGAAAATGGAAATTGACGCGATACTTGTACGAAGTGCTACAAAAATCACACGTGCACTCATCAACGAAATGCCGAACCTCAAAATCATCGCACGAGCTGGAGTCGGTATCGACAACATCGACTTAGACGCAGCGACAGAACAAGGGATCGTGGTTGTAAACGCCCCAAATGGCAACACGATTTCGACTGCTGAACATACCTTTGCGATGATGCTATCTTTAATGCGGAACATCCCTCAGGCCAACCGATCATTACGAAATCTTGAGTGGAAGCGTTCTGCTTTTACAGGGCATGAAGTCCATGGAAAGACCCTCGGGATCATCGGTATGGGGAAAATCGGTTCGGAACTTGCTAAAAGAGCACTTTCCTTCGGTATGGATATACATGTATTCGATCCTTTCTTAACAAAAGAGCGGGCTAAGAAACTCCAGGTTGAGCTCGTGCCATTGGATCAGCTCCTTAAAAATGCTGACATCATCACTGTCCATACTCCTTTAAATAAAGATACGAAAAACCTCATCAATGAAGAATCGATTAAAACAATGAAAAAAGGGGTTTATATTCTTAATTGTGCACGTGGCGGAATCATCGATGAGGAAGCTCTCGTCAAAGGATTAGAGGAAGGACACATTGCGGGAGCGGCACTCGATGTTTTTTCAGAAGAGCCTTGTGTCAATGAATCCTTGCTTTTACATCCAAATGTAGTGGCAACCCCTCATATTGCTGCTTCAACCACAGAAGCACAATTCAACGTTGCCCAACAAGTCAGCGAGGATGTATGTAACGTATTACAGGGAAATCCAGCTCGGAATGCATTGAATTATCCTGCCGTTTCCCGTGATGTCCATGATTTCATCCACCCATTCATCGAACTGGGAAATCGTCTAGGAACATTTTTGTCACAATGCATAAAAACCCCAATTAAAGAAGTACAGTTAACCTATTCAGGGGAACTTTCAGACCATGAAACCTTACCAATCACAAGAAGCGTGTTGTCAGGTTTCCTCAATTCAAGAGTCGATCAACCTGTCAATATTATCAATGCCAACCTGATTGCCAAGCAGAGGGGAATCACTTACGGAGAAACGAAAGCTTCAGAAACCTTCGGCTATTCAAGCCTGATCGATGTGAAAGTTGTCGGTGAAAATCAGATGGTATTCATTCAAGGGACCTTGTTGCCTGGCCTCGGCGGAAGAGTTGTCAATCTGAATGGCTTCGATATCGATTTCACTCCGAAAGGACATCTCTTGTTCATCACCCATAATGACCAGCCTGGTGTGATCGGTAAAGTCGGAGAAGTACTTGGAAAACATCAAATGAATATTGCTACGATGCAGGTTGGGCGTAAAGAAGTCAGTGGAGGCGCAGCCATGGTACTGACTTTTGATGAACCGCTCAACAACGAAACGATAAAGGATCTGCAAGAAAATACTGGCATCACTACTCTCCTTGCGATGTCATTGGAGTAA
- a CDS encoding histidinol-phosphatase: MRTDYHNHLEKGTLTLDYLSKFTEKAKKEGINHFGISEHAYHFYQTADILSNPWVDERRYYDMEDYVDLFHQAWNKDIDVKMSIEMDYTPGKHEEMKRFIDQYDFDYVIGSIHWIDDFGIDLSEYKEEWDRRDLFDVYRRYFDQVVTLAESNMFDILGHMDLVKIFNYVPDDNNFLLEQYERATDALKESKTCIEISTAGLRKPVKQMYPHEDLLKMCQRKGIPIVLSSDAHYPEHVGFAYDRAVQFAKEAGYTHLMTFEKGERREVPLK; this comes from the coding sequence ATGAGGACAGATTATCATAACCATTTGGAAAAAGGGACATTGACTCTCGATTATCTCTCTAAATTCACTGAAAAAGCGAAAAAGGAAGGGATCAATCACTTCGGAATCTCGGAACATGCCTATCACTTTTATCAGACTGCTGACATCCTATCTAATCCCTGGGTTGATGAGAGACGCTATTATGACATGGAGGATTATGTAGATCTGTTCCATCAGGCTTGGAACAAGGACATAGACGTAAAAATGTCGATAGAAATGGATTACACGCCTGGTAAACACGAAGAAATGAAGCGATTCATCGATCAATACGATTTTGATTATGTTATCGGCTCGATTCACTGGATAGATGATTTCGGAATCGACCTATCTGAGTACAAGGAAGAATGGGATCGAAGGGATTTATTCGATGTTTACCGACGATACTTTGACCAGGTTGTCACGTTGGCTGAATCCAACATGTTCGATATCCTAGGACATATGGATCTTGTGAAGATCTTCAATTATGTACCTGACGACAATAACTTCCTGCTAGAACAATATGAACGTGCGACAGACGCATTGAAAGAGTCAAAGACCTGCATCGAGATCAGCACAGCCGGTCTGCGTAAACCTGTCAAACAAATGTATCCACATGAGGATCTATTGAAGATGTGTCAGCGCAAAGGAATCCCGATCGTATTGTCATCCGATGCCCATTACCCTGAACATGTCGGATTTGCCTACGATCGTGCCGTCCAGTTTGCAAAAGAAGCAGGTTATACACACTTGATGACATTTGAAAAAGGAGAGCGAAGAGAAGTTCCACTAAAATAG
- a CDS encoding peptidoglycan DD-metalloendopeptidase family protein, with product MKKVLLLSVGTFFVLFLIMNSGNVSAKSSTIEVKIDEIWDWPVDGVLTDHFGTRQGTHFGIDIAADEGTDIRVVQDGTVAKSYYSDSYGNVIFVKHSNGLETVYAHMSERFVKEGEKVEKGTVIGLIGNTGKSRGDHLHFEVHKDEWNVHKTNAVDPLAFLGDRHLAIKVDAPRLDDTEKFTITIAEGDTLWALAQKYEISVKNLMKWNNLDSDLIVVGQTLMIMKQVT from the coding sequence ATGAAAAAAGTACTATTATTGTCCGTGGGGACATTTTTTGTTTTGTTTCTTATCATGAATTCTGGTAATGTATCAGCTAAGAGTTCTACAATTGAGGTGAAAATTGATGAAATCTGGGATTGGCCAGTCGATGGTGTTTTGACAGACCATTTCGGTACCCGACAAGGGACTCATTTCGGCATAGATATAGCTGCTGACGAAGGAACAGACATACGAGTTGTTCAAGATGGGACAGTAGCAAAATCCTATTATTCAGATTCTTATGGAAATGTCATTTTCGTAAAACACTCGAATGGTTTGGAAACCGTTTATGCCCATATGAGTGAACGTTTTGTAAAAGAAGGCGAAAAGGTGGAAAAGGGTACAGTCATCGGCTTGATCGGTAATACTGGCAAATCAAGAGGAGATCATTTGCATTTTGAGGTGCATAAGGATGAATGGAATGTACATAAAACCAATGCAGTTGATCCGCTTGCTTTTCTTGGAGATCGCCATTTGGCCATAAAAGTTGATGCACCGCGTCTCGATGACACAGAGAAATTCACGATTACCATCGCTGAGGGCGACACACTCTGGGCACTTGCACAAAAGTATGAAATTTCGGTAAAGAATTTAATGAAATGGAATAACCTTGATTCTGATTTGATCGTCGTTGGCCAAACATTAATGATTATGAAACAAGTAACCTAA
- a CDS encoding ATP-binding protein: MIWRSVVGKLWGTILLLVSVVLFILTVLLMQFFENFIVDNAKMQLSQLEDSLVEIIQSDQPFTESKDTISKLVDAHSSNIVILSDRTQFSHSSDQTELSTLPYSLFREDPKLSKVLKDGETVIVQGDFPVQNGDQTEQNELLIVGKPVELSANEHGAVFIYQSLELIQETNQQAKQIIFLSAGIAIILTTIFAFFLSTRITSPLRRMREAALEVAQGKFDTKVPILTHDEIGELALSFNRMGRNLKNNINALSQEKEQLSSILSSMADGVITFDRKGKILVTNPPAERFIQAWYYERGMKERKGEEVPEQINDLFRSVVNLEREQITEIELQGRIWVVLMTPLYNHSNVRGAVAVFRDMTDERQHDKLRKDFIANVSHELRTPISMLQGYSEAIIDDIAGTEQEKKDIAQIIYDESLRMGRLVNELLDLARMEAGHVSLEVMEIDSGEFFNRVVHKFQGLARERDITVELNLPDEKSIIEADADRLEQVMTNLIDNALRHTKEGGEVSVDVTSLSDGINVEVKDTGSGIPKEDLPFVFERFYKADKARTRGRSGTGLGLAIVKNIVDAHGGKISVHSKVGNGTTFSFFIPRKFENESGT; the protein is encoded by the coding sequence ATGATTTGGCGGAGTGTAGTAGGAAAGCTTTGGGGGACGATCCTTCTACTCGTGTCTGTCGTCCTTTTCATTTTAACTGTTCTATTGATGCAGTTTTTTGAAAATTTCATTGTCGATAATGCAAAAATGCAATTGTCGCAGCTCGAAGACTCACTCGTGGAAATCATTCAAAGTGACCAGCCCTTCACTGAATCTAAAGATACGATTTCAAAACTGGTTGATGCGCATTCGAGTAATATTGTGATTCTAAGTGATCGTACACAATTTTCCCATTCTTCCGATCAGACGGAATTATCTACGCTCCCTTATTCACTCTTCCGGGAGGACCCGAAATTATCAAAAGTTCTGAAGGATGGGGAAACAGTGATTGTTCAAGGCGACTTTCCAGTACAGAACGGGGATCAGACAGAACAAAATGAGTTGTTGATTGTCGGTAAGCCTGTCGAGCTTTCTGCAAATGAACATGGTGCGGTTTTCATTTACCAATCCCTTGAATTGATTCAGGAAACAAATCAGCAAGCAAAGCAAATCATATTTTTATCTGCGGGAATCGCAATCATACTTACAACGATCTTTGCCTTTTTCTTATCCACACGGATTACTTCCCCGCTCAGACGTATGAGGGAAGCTGCATTAGAAGTAGCACAAGGGAAGTTCGATACGAAGGTTCCGATCCTGACACATGATGAGATTGGTGAACTCGCCCTGTCATTCAATAGAATGGGCAGGAACTTGAAGAACAACATCAATGCATTAAGCCAAGAAAAAGAACAATTATCAAGTATCTTAAGCAGCATGGCTGATGGTGTCATCACCTTTGACCGGAAAGGAAAAATCCTTGTTACCAATCCGCCTGCTGAACGGTTCATCCAGGCTTGGTATTATGAGCGAGGAATGAAAGAGCGGAAAGGTGAGGAAGTACCTGAACAGATCAATGATTTATTCCGCAGTGTCGTAAATCTTGAACGCGAACAGATAACGGAAATTGAGCTTCAAGGCAGAATCTGGGTCGTACTGATGACGCCGTTATACAATCATTCCAATGTTCGTGGTGCTGTTGCGGTTTTCCGAGACATGACAGATGAACGTCAACATGATAAATTACGGAAAGACTTCATCGCTAATGTCTCCCACGAGCTTAGAACGCCGATTTCGATGCTTCAAGGATATAGTGAAGCGATCATTGATGATATTGCAGGTACTGAGCAAGAAAAGAAGGATATCGCACAAATTATCTATGATGAATCGTTGAGAATGGGGCGTTTGGTTAATGAGCTTCTGGATCTCGCACGAATGGAAGCTGGTCATGTATCCCTCGAAGTTATGGAAATCGATAGCGGAGAATTCTTCAATAGGGTCGTGCATAAATTTCAGGGACTCGCAAGGGAAAGGGATATTACCGTTGAGTTGAACCTTCCTGATGAGAAGAGTATTATAGAGGCAGACGCAGATCGTTTGGAACAAGTGATGACGAATTTGATAGATAACGCCTTGAGGCATACGAAAGAAGGCGGAGAAGTATCTGTTGATGTTACGAGCCTTTCGGATGGAATTAACGTTGAGGTCAAAGATACTGGATCAGGTATTCCAAAAGAGGATCTGCCATTTGTGTTCGAACGCTTTTATAAGGCAGATAAAGCTCGTACAAGGGGCCGTTCTGGGACAGGTCTAGGTCTTGCAATTGTAAAGAATATCGTTGATGCGCATGGCGGAAAAATATCCGTTCACAGCAAGGTGGGCAATGGGACGACATTTTCATTTTTCATTCCTCGAAAATTCGAGAATGAGAGTGGAACCTGA
- a CDS encoding response regulator transcription factor: MENEQRVLVVDDEERIRKLLRMYLERENFAVVEAEDGETALQEASEAEFDIILLDLMLPEMDGIEVCEKLRKDKATPIIMLTAKGEESNRVQGFEAGADDYVVKPFSPREVVLRVKALLRRSTATKFLHTDTVSKDVIVFPHLTIDNDAHRVTADGKEISLTPKEYELLLYLAKTPDKVYSREQLLKDVWNYEFFGDLRTVDTHVKRLREKLNRVSPDAASMISTVWGVGYKFEVEEKE, translated from the coding sequence ATGGAAAATGAACAAAGAGTGCTTGTTGTTGATGATGAAGAACGGATCCGTAAACTGCTCCGTATGTATCTTGAACGGGAAAACTTCGCGGTCGTCGAAGCAGAAGATGGAGAAACAGCTTTGCAAGAAGCTAGTGAAGCAGAATTTGATATCATCTTGCTTGATCTGATGCTTCCAGAGATGGATGGAATTGAAGTTTGTGAAAAGCTGCGAAAGGACAAAGCGACACCAATCATCATGCTGACAGCTAAAGGCGAGGAATCAAACCGTGTCCAAGGATTCGAAGCAGGTGCAGATGATTATGTAGTCAAACCATTTAGTCCAAGGGAAGTTGTGTTACGCGTGAAAGCGCTGTTAAGACGCTCAACTGCTACGAAATTTTTACATACAGACACAGTGAGCAAAGATGTGATCGTATTCCCTCATCTGACGATTGATAACGATGCGCATCGTGTAACTGCTGATGGAAAAGAAATCAGCCTTACGCCGAAAGAGTATGAGCTGCTCTTGTATCTCGCAAAGACACCAGACAAGGTATATTCCAGAGAACAGTTGTTGAAAGATGTCTGGAATTATGAATTCTTCGGTGACTTGCGTACGGTCGATACACATGTGAAGCGTCTACGTGAAAAGTTGAACCGGGTTTCTCCTGATGCAGCTTCAATGATTTCTACTGTCTGGGGTGTTGGTTATAAATTCGAGGTAGAAGAAAAAGAATGA
- the ccsB gene encoding c-type cytochrome biogenesis protein CcsB, with the protein MAQLSSTLLYIAFFIYFIATILFVVSLTVKEKEGLKSNRWGKWGYSLSIIGFISQLGYFVTRWIAAGHAPVSNLFEFTTFFGMMMVFGFIIIYAIYRLNVLGVFAMPIALLVIAYASMFPREIEPLIPALQSNWLKIHVTTAALGEGILAISFVAGLIYLVATIDQSKGSKKTGWLEFVLYTLISTFGFILVSIGFGAANYQVSFEWVNDSGNQAELVYHMPAIAGPHDGEKLTEGAFGPLFEAPAWMEGVDAPKKLNTFIWALFSGFTLYVLFRLALRKRLGAALKPLLKNINTDLVDEISYRAIAIGFPVFTLGALIFAMIWAQAAWTRFWGWDPKEVWALITFLFYAAYLHLRLTRDWHGEKSAWLCVLGFVIIMFNLIAVNIVIVGLHSYA; encoded by the coding sequence ATGGCACAATTAAGCAGTACTTTATTATATATTGCATTTTTCATTTATTTTATTGCTACCATCCTCTTTGTCGTCTCATTGACGGTCAAAGAAAAGGAAGGGCTAAAGTCAAATAGATGGGGGAAGTGGGGATATTCCCTATCTATTATCGGATTCATCAGTCAATTAGGATATTTCGTTACAAGGTGGATCGCTGCGGGTCACGCTCCAGTCAGTAATCTCTTTGAATTCACGACATTTTTCGGAATGATGATGGTCTTCGGTTTTATTATTATATACGCAATCTATCGTTTGAATGTCCTTGGTGTGTTCGCAATGCCAATTGCCCTCCTAGTAATTGCTTATGCCAGTATGTTCCCAAGAGAGATAGAACCATTGATTCCGGCTTTACAAAGCAATTGGTTGAAAATCCATGTAACGACAGCAGCTCTAGGGGAAGGAATTTTAGCGATCAGTTTTGTTGCCGGTTTGATCTACTTAGTGGCAACTATCGATCAAAGCAAAGGATCGAAAAAGACAGGCTGGTTGGAATTTGTACTTTATACACTGATCAGTACATTTGGATTCATTCTCGTTTCCATCGGTTTTGGAGCTGCAAATTACCAAGTAAGTTTTGAATGGGTCAACGACAGTGGTAATCAAGCTGAACTTGTCTACCATATGCCAGCAATCGCTGGCCCGCATGATGGTGAGAAACTGACAGAGGGAGCATTCGGACCGCTTTTCGAAGCACCTGCATGGATGGAAGGCGTCGATGCACCGAAGAAATTGAATACGTTCATCTGGGCATTATTCTCCGGATTTACACTTTACGTATTATTTAGATTGGCTTTGAGGAAACGATTGGGCGCAGCCTTGAAACCTTTACTGAAAAACATCAATACAGATCTGGTTGATGAAATCAGTTATCGTGCAATCGCAATCGGGTTCCCTGTGTTTACATTGGGCGCATTGATTTTTGCTATGATATGGGCACAGGCAGCTTGGACAAGGTTCTGGGGCTGGGATCCGAAGGAAGTATGGGCTTTGATTACTTTTCTTTTTTACGCTGCTTATCTTCATTTAAGACTTACAAGGGACTGGCATGGTGAAAAATCAGCATGGTTATGTGTGCTCGGTTTCGTGATCATCATGTTCAACTTGATAGCAGTAAATATCGTAATCGTAGGCTTGCATTCCTATGCGTAA
- a CDS encoding cytochrome c biogenesis protein ResB translates to MEKIKCDCGHLNPYGTIICEACGKPIQEESPDKLLNMRYEGTARRSQTYNANAVDKIWNFFSSVKVGVWLIVITLIASAVGTIFPQQMYIPTSEATDPAAYYEKEYGFLGELYYVLGFHNLYSSWWFVLLLGLIGVSITVASIDRGIPLFRSLRNQRVAKHDNFLKKQRIFAATKRPEDEEQFMEEVLFRLKEKRYRVRREGNSILAEKGRFSRWGPYVNHIGLIIFLLGAMLRIVPGMYLDEDMWIREGETKAIKGTDQEYYLKHDKFTYEVYDNKEERFSDALNRVQQPVPKNYQSDVVLYKAGEKLPGAKPELSKVKDYAIQVNKPLDFDGYSLYQVDYRQEMSAMHFQFQESETDKEIGSFSVDLQEPKEEYDLGNGNRVELQGYYPDFYFDSETKKPSTKTNVPNNPAFIFKMFTPETPDGEVAFIAIRQNLDPSGENQYKIAFDGVDTEFITGLTVKKDYTLPIIFIGGIIFMLGVVQGLYWNHRRVWLKVKDEEVWMAAHTNKNWHGIKRELDDITAKLDINKLNDQQEQKDKA, encoded by the coding sequence ATGGAAAAGATTAAGTGCGATTGCGGCCATCTGAATCCCTACGGAACGATCATTTGTGAAGCTTGTGGTAAGCCGATTCAAGAAGAATCACCAGATAAGCTATTGAACATGAGATACGAAGGGACAGCAAGACGTTCGCAAACCTATAATGCGAATGCTGTCGATAAGATATGGAATTTCTTCTCGAGTGTAAAAGTCGGGGTATGGCTGATCGTCATCACCCTGATTGCCTCTGCTGTCGGGACGATTTTCCCGCAACAGATGTATATACCGACTTCTGAGGCAACCGACCCTGCAGCATATTATGAAAAGGAATATGGTTTTCTAGGAGAACTCTATTATGTATTAGGGTTCCATAATCTATATAGTTCATGGTGGTTCGTCCTTTTACTAGGTTTGATCGGTGTATCCATTACGGTCGCAAGTATCGACCGAGGGATTCCGCTATTTCGTTCACTTCGAAACCAGCGGGTCGCAAAACACGATAACTTCCTAAAAAAACAAAGGATATTCGCTGCAACAAAGCGACCAGAAGATGAAGAACAATTCATGGAAGAAGTCCTTTTCAGATTGAAAGAAAAACGCTATCGTGTCCGGAGAGAGGGGAATAGTATCCTAGCTGAAAAAGGGCGTTTTTCCAGATGGGGACCGTATGTGAACCATATCGGATTGATCATCTTCTTATTAGGAGCCATGCTCAGAATCGTACCAGGTATGTATTTGGATGAAGATATGTGGATTCGTGAAGGTGAGACGAAAGCGATCAAAGGTACGGATCAAGAATATTATTTAAAACACGATAAATTCACATATGAAGTCTATGATAACAAAGAAGAAAGATTCTCTGATGCTTTGAATCGAGTACAGCAGCCAGTACCGAAAAACTATCAGAGTGACGTTGTCCTTTATAAGGCTGGTGAAAAACTACCAGGTGCAAAGCCGGAGCTTTCTAAGGTCAAAGACTATGCGATCCAAGTCAATAAACCGCTTGATTTTGATGGGTATTCACTCTATCAAGTAGACTATCGACAAGAAATGAGTGCGATGCATTTCCAATTTCAAGAATCTGAAACAGATAAGGAGATCGGTTCATTCTCAGTCGATTTACAGGAACCAAAAGAAGAATATGATCTCGGCAATGGGAATCGTGTAGAGTTACAAGGCTATTATCCTGATTTTTATTTTGATTCAGAGACGAAAAAACCATCAACGAAAACGAATGTACCGAACAATCCAGCGTTCATTTTCAAAATGTTCACGCCTGAAACACCAGACGGCGAAGTAGCCTTTATCGCGATACGTCAGAACCTTGATCCTTCCGGTGAGAATCAATACAAGATTGCTTTTGATGGTGTTGACACAGAGTTCATAACAGGGTTGACCGTGAAGAAGGATTATACGCTTCCTATCATTTTTATAGGTGGAATCATCTTCATGCTGGGGGTCGTCCAAGGTTTATATTGGAACCATCGCCGTGTATGGCTGAAAGTGAAGGATGAAGAGGTTTGGATGGCAGCTCATACGAATAAAAACTGGCACGGCATAAAACGTGAACTTGATGATATCACTGCGAAACTTGATATAAATAAGCTAAACGATCAACAAGAACAGAAGGATAAAGCATAG
- the resA gene encoding thiol-disulfide oxidoreductase ResA, which yields MKKRQRLIMRSVILVVIALALGFTLYNTVFNDKKEPVKAGDTAPNFVLKDLEGKEVELEDYKGKGVFLNFWGTYCPPCEKEMPAIQRQYDKYKAQGVVVLAVDIAEPKFTVEKFANRLNLTFPILLDQQREVVDEYGVGNLPATYLISPEGKVIDKITGELNDTHVRNYMEKIKP from the coding sequence ATGAAAAAACGACAACGGTTAATCATGCGTTCAGTCATATTGGTTGTTATTGCCCTGGCCCTGGGATTTACACTCTATAACACCGTTTTCAATGACAAAAAGGAACCTGTCAAAGCTGGAGATACAGCACCGAATTTTGTCCTGAAGGATTTAGAAGGTAAGGAAGTAGAGCTGGAAGATTATAAAGGGAAGGGCGTTTTCTTGAATTTCTGGGGTACATATTGTCCACCATGCGAGAAAGAAATGCCTGCCATACAACGGCAGTATGACAAATATAAAGCTCAGGGTGTAGTTGTCCTGGCAGTTGATATCGCTGAGCCGAAGTTTACGGTGGAAAAGTTCGCGAATAGATTGAATCTAACTTTTCCGATTCTTTTGGACCAGCAACGAGAAGTCGTAGATGAATACGGAGTTGGAAACTTACCTGCCACCTATTTGATCAGTCCGGAAGGTAAAGTGATCGATAAAATCACAGGTGAGCTGAACGATACACATGTCCGCAACTACATGGAAAAAATCAAGCCATAA
- a CDS encoding pseudouridine synthase translates to MERLQKVIAQAGVTSRRKAEKLIQDGQVKVNGGVVRELGTKVSPSDEIEVNGVPIDKEEPVYFLFYKPTGVISSVKDEKGRKVVTDYFPDIEQRIFPVGRLDYDTSGLLILTNDGDFANTLMHPKYHVEKRYVAKVKGIPSKLEIRQLSKGIMLDDGKTAPAKVKMKSLDKKKQTAIIELTIHEGRNRQVRRMFEALGYPVQKLKREGYGNLDLRGLNPGDSRTMTPHEVKQLRNLAVT, encoded by the coding sequence ATGGAACGATTACAAAAGGTCATTGCACAAGCTGGGGTTACTTCTCGACGGAAAGCCGAGAAATTGATCCAAGATGGACAAGTGAAAGTGAATGGAGGCGTTGTAAGAGAATTAGGGACGAAAGTGTCACCTTCTGACGAAATTGAAGTGAATGGGGTACCGATTGATAAAGAAGAACCTGTCTACTTTTTGTTTTATAAACCGACTGGTGTTATTTCAAGCGTGAAGGATGAAAAAGGCAGGAAAGTTGTAACGGACTATTTTCCTGATATTGAACAAAGGATCTTTCCTGTAGGTCGTCTTGATTATGACACTTCCGGTTTGCTTATACTGACTAACGACGGAGATTTCGCAAACACACTTATGCATCCGAAATATCATGTGGAAAAAAGATATGTCGCCAAGGTGAAGGGGATCCCCTCCAAGCTGGAGATCCGTCAGCTTTCAAAGGGAATCATGCTTGATGATGGCAAGACAGCACCGGCGAAAGTCAAAATGAAAAGCCTTGATAAAAAGAAACAGACAGCAATCATTGAACTGACAATCCATGAAGGTCGCAACCGCCAAGTCAGAAGGATGTTCGAAGCACTTGGTTACCCTGTCCAAAAACTGAAACGTGAGGGCTATGGGAATCTGGATCTCAGAGGGCTCAACCCTGGGGACTCCAGAACGATGACACCGCATGAAGTCAAGCAATTACGGAATCTAGCTGTCACATAA
- a CDS encoding spore maturation protein, with the protein MGLVSAISIWILPCLIGFVLIYATFKRVSTYEEFVEGGKEGFSIAVSIIPYLVGMLVAITVFRASGALAFMIDSIKPFLTAIGVPSEIVPLALIRPISGTGALAMTSDLISTYGPDSFIGRLASTMQGSTDTTLYILTVYFGAVGIKRMGDALKVGLLADLVGIICAIIVVTLVFGS; encoded by the coding sequence ATGGGGCTTGTGTCGGCAATATCCATTTGGATCCTTCCTTGCCTGATCGGATTTGTCCTTATATACGCAACTTTCAAAAGAGTTTCGACATACGAAGAATTTGTTGAAGGTGGGAAGGAAGGGTTTTCAATTGCTGTATCGATCATCCCCTATCTAGTCGGGATGCTCGTAGCAATCACCGTATTCAGAGCCTCAGGGGCTTTGGCGTTCATGATCGATTCTATCAAGCCGTTTCTCACAGCAATCGGGGTCCCATCGGAAATCGTACCCCTGGCGTTGATCAGGCCGATTTCTGGGACAGGGGCACTGGCCATGACCTCGGATTTGATTTCCACGTACGGACCTGATTCATTCATTGGGCGATTGGCTTCTACAATGCAAGGAAGTACAGATACCACCCTTTATATTCTTACTGTCTATTTTGGTGCTGTGGGCATCAAAAGGATGGGGGATGCATTGAAGGTCGGGCTGCTTGCGGACCTTGTCGGAATCATCTGTGCAATCATCGTAGTGACACTCGTCTTTGGTAGTTGA